The genomic interval ACATGTATGATCTCACGTCCCGATCGGTataattgttttgttttttcaacttttactGGTGTTTTCCGACTTACTGTTGTATTTCAACTCTTACTATTGGCGCTGTAAACAATTTTAtgaaaattcaataattacatGGACTCGTGGACTACTATACGTACAGCAAGAAATAATTGATACAATTTAATGtgattaaaaatttgaaattatgtACCAGCATGGCGAATCGATTGGTGAAGTTCCAGACTCTCCAATTTGGGGAAGATTTCTCCGCACTGAGGGCAAGAGCAGATAGTAGACCTTGGAACTGGGTACCTGAATAACATAAAAATGTGGTCAATTACCTCATTAACCATATTTtagctatatatatgaacGACCATGAATATTCATAGAAGAAATAATTGCAAGCTTATAATAGTTAGTTTGCGAGAAAGAATTAAAAATTTACCTGCCGGGGTCAACGATGTAATGGCACTCGTAACACCCGGATAGCTTCCGGAATTGCATCCCCCTAGACGAATTAGATGACGTATAACCAGCACCACCACCGCGGTTGGATCTGGAAGCTGACCCTGACTCTGACCGCGTCGCAACTTTCCGGCTCAGCAGCCCGGTTTCTTGACCAAGCGAGCTACTGTCCGGCGAGTTATCGGCTCTGTGAACTACCCGGCTGGTCGTATTTCCGTGAGCAACGTCTTTGAAGCTGCATATGGAACTGCAGGAGGACCCGAGCTTGGAGTAGCCGACGGCATTCTTAGAAGGGTCGTGAACTCTCGAACCCTCGATCTGTTTGCAGGTCAGGAGGTTCTTGAAGTGATCCCATGTAGAGCTGGATGGTGGCTTTTGTGGAGGTGGCTGCTGCTTTCTAGAGGAGTGCTGCCTCTGGTGGCTGCGTTTTGGTGGTGGTTGTGGTTGTGGTTGGacttgtttcttcttcttcttgggcTCTGTGGCCTCTGGTTGGATAGTGAGAAGAGCCATAAAGAAAAGCAGATCAAAACAGAGGTAGGGGGTGTTGCAGAACAAGATGATTAGCAACTAGCTTGCTCAGCTCTCTTTTTTCATATGGAAAAGAGAGCTAGAAGAGAGTGATGGTGGGAGAGGGATTCGAGATGTGTAATAACTAATAAGGAAGGCAAAGCGGGAGGTCTATATGGAACTATGGTGGGTCTTTCCCACATTTCCTGCCTGAGAAATTAATAGTTATTTCTAtcatttccttcttctttttgtcaATACTTCTAGTTTATAGGTAGCACACCGATGCCTGGTATGTATTCTGAAATCCTACGGCTGTCGTTACAGTGTGACTGTGTGAGTAAAGTCAGAAATTTGATATCAATTATCAAATTGATTGCAAATGTATAGCACGCATCATTGCACCTGGACAACCCCTTCTAGTATAAAACTGACTTTTTGACCGGTCGATCATAAAATACGGGAATAATTATCTACTTGTTTCTTGAAATTATTGATTTAGTGTCATTtgcatgatatatatttattgaagTAGACTTCTGTTAAAAAAATTGTTCTTAATGAAATGCCTGGTCGATATTTTTGCCCCACGAGAGAAGTGGATGAAGTAGGAGATCAAACATGCATGTTATGCAATCATGTAATGTGGGTACTGGTTAGATAGACGGCATGTCGTGGTTTTGCTGATCATGTTGTGCTATGCATGCTGTCTTAGATTGGAACTATCCTCTTGTGCCGTCGTTGCCTTTTGATTATTCTCTACGACTTCTTTTTGCAGTTAAGTTGAAAGTTTTGTTCGTTTGTTTTGGCAGGTCTTGTGGTAGAAGCCATTTGCAAAGGTGCAACTAACGGGACCTAGGGCTATATTTGGTATTATCTCGACTATAAGAGAATTTCTACAATGCGGATCCAAATTGGGAATAGGTTAAGTATGTAAGTTTCGTGTGAGCATCAATGCATCGAATCTGATGGTAGGACGGCTAGTTGTCAGTGAACAAACTAGTATTGTATGAAATATTGTTTTGGCCGGTTTAAATGGTCCATCGCGTTCAAGTTTTGTATAGGTGTGTGGTTATTTAGTTTACTAATTAACGATGAAAAATAGTATTGTTGATTAAGAATATCCAATAATTGATAATTAGTATAATAATTGAAAAATTATGATTAGATATCCAAAGGCGATCTCCATTGTTTTGTAGGGTGAGTGGAAACATATACCCTAAAGTAGTGGATATTTCCATTGTTACATGATCGAACTAAACATAATGATAATGTAACGGGGGTCCAGAATCTTAAaggaaggaaaaggaaaagtgCAATGGCCAAAGAGATCGACATCATATAAAACATGCAGAAAGAATAGAACTACTGCTAGTACTAATACAAGCCTTTACCACCTTCCAATGTTTcccactagctagctagttcgATGCGTCCATTTCATTACTACTAGTGCACGACCTGAACAAAGAAATGAGAGAGACCTATCCATCTATTCTGTCATATTGATCTCAAAGTCTCCTATACTTTTCCCACTAGGCCATGCCACTATCACAAAATAGACATATCCATCGTTTAAGTTGCGGACGTTCTGATTCCTACGAAATCAAGCCGCAACGGCGCGACGGACCAGCACAGTCACATTACCCACCTCCCGGTAATCTCATTTGTGCCGGTCGGAACTCGATCGGCGACCCACGGCGGCCGAAATATGCAAAAATGAAGTTTTTTGGCAGATTCCGGCAATTTCGCGATTTCGGCCGCCGTGGGTCGCCGATTGAGCTCCGACCGGCACATACGGGACCGCCGAGAGGTGGGAACTGTGGATGTCGTAGTCAGTTCTGCCGTTGCAGCATGTCATCGCCGGAATCGGCGAATCTGTACTTTACGCAATGTACGAACGTCCGCACCTACaaattctcatatatatatatatatatataaccattCACTATATAAAAAACAATAATACATATATGCACTAATCTATAACTAACCTATCTATAAGCTTGTATGTGTCGTATGCGCCTCATTCTATACTTAATTTGAGTATAAGTTATTTTAATTTGTCGAAGCAACAAGTTAAATATTAGTTACtatttttataattcaaataaGTTACCATGCATATCTCATATGCTTCAACTAGTAAAAACAGACCATTGTGATTCATCACCAAAAGTATAAAAATTAGATTTCATAATAAGTCCAATTTAATCATAAATCACGAGGTCTTTAAGTCATTAACTAATTTGCGCATGAAAGAGTGCTAAGATGTTAGAGACAATCAGGCATGGTGAACCCAATAACGCAGTTGCTCTAGCTTCCCACGCGTGGCATGGATCAGTGTGTGTGTcatattattaatatataaatcataaattaatACTTTTGAAATATAATTATACAGTATGCTTTGTAGAGTGAGAGTAGttggatattttttttttgggtcaagagagtagttggatttgagatTGAATTTGCCCAACTACTGCGTGCCTTGAGTATATTTATAGATTATAGGCAAACTTCGTTGTTCTTGTTCCCCATTGCTCTACATCTTGATCCGTCATGGTTCGATACCAAGAATTAAACAATTTAAACTTtccaaccccccccccccccaacgaATTAACTACGAAATTAAGTACCTGTTAAAGAGTGAGGGTGCATGGACCAGTTTATATGTATGAGTGACTTAGGTTTAGAGTTCTCCCATAAAGGAAACTAATAAGCCTGTAATCATATTTTCCTAATGTATGTCATTTAGACTAATATGTCAGCCTATTATAATTGGATCTTTGTCTTATACATTGTGATATCAATGTTTAAGAAACTGGTATTTAAGTTGATTGATTTCTCATTGCTTAATCTGCTTGTATACGACAAGTTATTAAAATCTTGATTGAGTTAGATGATAATGTCCATTTTAATCTTACAACTTGGTTAGCTTCATCTTTCTAACCACCATTTATCGGTGTTGTGACCATACATTAGGAGTACATGAAACTGGTATTAAACATCGATCGACTTCATGTTTTGTCTTATTGGAAAATTTCTTTGGTTATAGATCGCCGATTTCCATCAATCATTTTCTGACACCATAATTGTTCACCATCGTTCACTATCATTATTAATTACACTTCATTTACAAATTAATCTCAACTTCTATACGAGATAAGGCATGTGCCTCATATTCTCGGGTTTACACTAGCCTGATCTAGTTCTTCATTCTTGACCTAGGTCTCATATGCTTCATGTCAACTGCTTCCATTTTGCTGTCCTCCCACTTATGAGGCCTGTCCATGTGACCTGCCTCTTATTTTTTCTCCTATTTCCTTGAATAATTGAAGATATACTAGTTTAATTACGGTACAGTTACCagttaaaaagaaagaaaaaaagcttctcataaaaaaattcattttaacacatgaaataagaaaatagtcatctaaatttttaaaattataaaataatcatCTAATCATATTTCTTAAACCATTACccctatttttcttaaaaattacGTCTTGTGCCACTCAAATTTTCTACGTCTCTCTCTTTCGCCATCGACGACTCCGCCTCCAAAACATAACTCCATCTCCGCCGGCCCCCTTGCCATCCAAGCTTCGCCGTCTCCGAATCAACACTCACCACAATCACATACTCCAATCAGTAACCATCTGGCGTCGCCGATCAAAAGACTCAACCGAGTTGATCGACGCCAACACAAAAATCTAGAAGCTCGGCCACATATCTCCGACTTAAGGAGCAAGCCTGGTACGACTTCAATTGCTCCCAGATCTTTTTCACCAATCCCGACTGCAAGCTCTCGTCAACTTGTCGCTCGACCGCTCCGGCGTCGGCGACACCAATCATCTTCCTCCTGCTTTCTGTTGCACCTCTACCAAATCCATACCTTATGGAAACCTCAACGTTGTTGACCCGTCGATTCTTCGAGATCGAGGCAAAGTTGGAGATGAACTCGGCGATGACAATAGTATCGGCAGCGTTGATCACGACGGTTTCACTAGGTCGAGCGGGTACATGTGTTTCTTAAACAAAGAAGGCTTGTTAGAGTAGCGAGGTTCTAGCTATCTAGAGGTGGCGACATTGAGGAGAGTGCGACCTTGGTTGTGCTGCTGCTACTACTGATACAGATCTCGGTGGAAACAAAAATACCAAAGTTCATAGAATATGCACCAATAGGTGCCCATtggaaatatgtatatatttaaccAACAAGCTGCTCGATTTAGTACTCGTCGGACTCAACTCCAAGGTTATTTCGTCGTTGGGTCACAATGAAAGTCACAACATAATTCACACCATAAGTCATAGTGTGTGACTGATATTGTAACTAGTAGTATGACTATCAATTTTTCCGTCACACTACTCGTCACATTACTTGTGACATTACTCATCACATAATAAATTAGTGTGACTATCAGTTTACccatcacactacatgtcacataaCAATGTTTGTGTGACTGGTGGTGTGACTAGTAGTATGACTAGTAGTGTAGCTAATGAATATTTGTATGACTAGTGGTGTGGTGttgttattcttcttcttcttctcacaaCATAATCACATAAATGAGTGTGATATGtaatgtgataggtagtgtgacaattagtatgacaggtagtgtgacgcTAAACCTTAAACCATAAACCTTGACTAAAAACACTAAACCCtctagggtttagggtttagagtcTAGGGACCCTAAACCATAAACGCTAAACATTGTTCTACTCTGCTTCATTGTGATAGGTAGCGTGACATCAGTTATAGCTGCTTGTGTAAAAGATAGTGTGATAAGTATtatgacagttagtgtgacaagtattgtgataggtagtgtaaTAGGGAATGTGACAGGTTGTGTGACATCCCGAAATAAATGTATAAATAAgtgaaattatattaaatttcaAATGATATTGATACAAGTATGCTTATAATGAATGAAATAACTAGAATTAGAGAGCATTGAGCTCTGGTTTCACTGAAATATTTTGGAGTACCACCATGGACGGCGGCAACCCCTTACGAGGGTTGCTGCGCCTTGTACAGTGGTCGGTTCGGAGTAGGtatggtatcaaatgaaatagAAAAAAACTACGCTCAAATTCATCGCCAGACGACAAAGTTATGGCCGAAGTTAGAATAATAAAATGAGAgtaaaaaatgacaaaatagtCCGGAAAAAATTAATTGTTTTCTAAATTTGTTTAAACCTCGttaactattttataatttcagtTAAAATgagatgatttttttataattagaaaataagtggtgatatttttttaatttataatgtGAAATtgtactattttataatttctcaAAAAATAATTACAGTACAGTTACTTCATAGATCATATGTTTTGGGCTGAATCAAAACAACGTACTAGAGAAAGTGTGGACATAGAATTGGGCCCAAAATAAATTCGGGTCGATCCTTGGCTTATGCGCGGGTAATTTTAACCCGCCTTGGGGTCAATTAAACCCTAATCTCAGTGGGAGTTGGGGTTTTTGGGCTCTTTATTTACAGCTCCTGTTCAAATCTTCAATTACTTCGTCCTCGTATATCTGAGCGCGCTCGAATCCTAATAAATCGGAGATGTCTGAAACTTTGGTGCACGGCGACGGTGTTGAAAACCCGAGATTGACATGGGACGGTTGCAGCGTCCTGCTCGACATCAACGACGGCGACCGCTTGGTTTTCTCGCGGCTATCCGCCGGAGCGTGAGTTCCAACTTCTATTTCACTGTTTTTGACTTGTATATGTTTAGTGTATAATGCAGGGCTTAATGTAGTTATTTGGATTACGCAGCAAATTGAAAATTGGGAATAAAAACTGTTCCCTGCAGCCATTGATTGGCTGCCCCTTCGGTTCGTTTTTTCGAGTCGAAAACGGCGCTGATGGGCCTTATTTGTCCAGATACACTCCCTCCAATGAAGGTTTGATTTACTCTACTTtgtgttattgaatttttaGTGGCATTGTGTTTATTGTTGATTGTGAAATTTTAAATTGATCAGGGAATAGTGTTAAAGAACAAGGAGATTGCCAATCGAAAGACGAGTTGAGAGACAATCGAGCATTGGTTGATAACAATAAAGCGCAAAGCCTAACGGGGGACGCCATCGATGAGATGAGACGGTGAGGAGATTTAATTATGTATTGATCCATCACATTTGAACCATAACTGTGGCTTATCTTGTTAATGAACTTTTAGCATTGGAGTAAATATGACAGCATCTGTTGTGTGGTCGTGGTGTTTGAATACCTATGTTCATGTTTTGCTAGTTGTGGGAGAGTAATGCTTATGAGTGCGATCTTATTTGTTGATGCAGACAAGGCGCAACTGGTGATGAAATAGTTGAAGCACTCATTGCCAACAGTGCGAcatttgagaagaagacagtgTTCTCACAGGTAATTGAGAGTGTGTGAATACCACATTGGATATATTTGAACTGAGctaatttcttgtttgtttctaTCTGCAGGAGAAATATAGGCTTAAGAAGCAAAAAAAGTATGCTCCAATTGTACTACTTAGGAGGCCTTTTACTAGAAGGTAATGATAGATTTGAATCATGAGCCATAGCTTGAATTTAATGACTTGACAGAACTATCCGATATCTTTCTCGTTGTTTTTTTCTCAGTATATGTGAGGCGTACTTGAAGAAATATCCAGTTAGAATTGGGTAATTACCTCTTACTTATGGTTTTCGATGCTTTTTATGCCaactatttcattatttttggaATGCAAGAGAGGATGGTGATAACTATGTATCACTGTTAATAATTAGTCAAATGATTCTTTACTCTAGATGCGCTCTGTACATTAGTCATATAGTATTTTAATCTTATATCACTGTTAATAATTAGTCAAATGATTCTTTACTCTAGATGTGCTCTGTACATTATTCATTTAGTATTTTAATCTTAAATGTTTCCTTCTGATTCAGATTCTTGCGGATGGATACATTATGTCTGCTGCTTTCCATGGCTAATGTTTCTGCTAATTCCGATGTCCTTGTAGTCGACATGGTTGGAGGGCTTCTTACTGGTGGTGTGGCAGAGCGTTTAGGAGGTCTGCTATACAATCCCTTTGCTTATGTGCCTTtgagttgattaattgaagTGAAAATGGGGTGTTGGAAGTAGTGTTACTCGAGCATAATCTGTAAAACCTACATTAAACAAGTTTTTGGTGTGGCAAGATTTTGTATATGATGTGTCTGTTTgtgtcttttttttctttttcagttgatTAGTATCAGAGCTTAGTGAGAATGCAAATTTCTTATAGTGTAGTTTGTAGGTTTAACAATTCTTATGTTAACTTATATTTTACCTTTCACAGGTACAGGTTATGTCTGCAATACATATCTTGGGGGCTCACCTTATCCTATGGATATAGCAAGGATATATAACTTTGGAGAAGAAATTTGCAAGAGGTAGATCTGCCTTCTAGTCACACCATAATAGGAAATGCTTCTACTTCTCATTGTGAAAACAACTGATTTCTTCAATTAATCTGCTAAAACATCATTGACCCATGTGCACTGTGGTTTATATTAAAGTTATGGGCATAATCATATAAGGTATGCTTTTTCCAGGATTGTAAGGTCTCCTTTCACTGATCTTTTTTCCTCCACCCAAACTGAAaatccaaaactctcaagtgAAAATGGGGACTCTTGTAGCATGGAAATTGAATCACATGTAAGCagtatttgatttttttgttgttttttttttggagttTCTTCGTTATGTCTGATACTGACTTTTCCAGGAACAAGTATCTTCAATGGTTGGCAAGGAAGAAGTTTCTCTTGCCCCTGATAAAATTAAATCAGAACTTATTTCTGACACTACCAGTTTTGTAGAAAGAAAACTGAGCAAGTCTGCTAAACTAGGAGAAAAGGCACCACATGAAATCATCAGCTTGTGGAAAGAGAATGGCTTCTCTAGGTAACTAATGTGTTGCGTACTCAGTTTACCATTGAAAAGTTGAATTTGGTTGATACTTGATAGTTAGTCCATATTTTTTATGCAGTTTAATTATAGCAGCACCAGAGCTGGATACGTGGGGTTTAGTTAAAGAGATATTGCCACTCCTGACAAATTCTGCTCCTTTTGCCATTTATCACCAGTATCTTCAGGTAACTATAACTAAATAATGACTTCtatagacacacacacacacacagctTTACTGACTGTCTGAGCAGGCGTTCTGAATGTTGTACACTATACAACATGTTAGATATATGGTTGCTTGGCTAGGTTTCACTGATTGATAGAATATTAAGTTAAAACTGGTGTACTGTTAAAATGTAGCCGCTCGCAACATGCATGCACAATCTACAAGTGGAAAAAATGGCAGTTGGCTTGCAAATTTCCGAACCTTGGTTACGTGAATATCAGGTTTGTTTAGCCgctgtttatttttatttttattataaataCTTGATGGATCTGACCTCCAATTCGTGGCAGTCTGAACTCTGATTACCCACTCTTTTAGAATTATAAAAAGACTGACTCTGATTTTCTTTCAAATGACAATATATGCAGGTACTTCCATCAAGAACTCATCCATGTATGCAGATGAATGGATTTGGTGGGTACATTCTCAGCGGAACCAAGATATGTACCAACAACTGATTGATTCTTTACAAGAAAGCAGACAAGAGAATGGAAGTATTACGCCAATGAGCAAAGTAGAAAGAAGCCCTTGACACCATTAGCCGCGCCACTCACAAATCCACCAGCTTCCATTTGTACACTAGTATTCCATTTCCATTTCATACTGTAAACCTGCAAGTGCTGCAATTCTTTTTCCCCTGCAGGGTTTGCGTACTGGTGTCTGGTCTATATGTATTTCTTATAAGCAGTCCCTTTGGCCTAAAACAAGTAATAACTGTGATTGTGAACTTAGTTATATTTTGCCCTGTAAGAACATTACCGGCCTCTATGTTTTACTAATGAGAGGACCCGAGTTTTTCAAATCTGAAGCGTAAGATATGCTCCTTCCTCTCTGAGGTCTCAACAAAAGGATTCATAACATTGGGCCCCAATGAAACAAAACTATATAAAGCCCGAGCCCAAGGAGAAAACGACGGCCCAGCCCAGTAAGGAGACAACACGGAGATTCGAACCGACCGCCCTACACTTTCCCGCTGCTACGTCACCTCCGCCTATCACTCTCGATTTTGATACGATTCTCActccctctttcttttctttattttttttaatttcctcGGAATCCCCATAATAACAGTAAAGCACGCAGAAAATTCAGTAATTAATTACCCAAACAATTTTTCCCTCCACACTCAAAAAAAAACctacccttctctctctctctctctggctctctctcactctcattCCCTCTTCTTCCCCTCACACATTTTGtgcgtctctctctctctctctctctagactCAGATATGGAGGATCCGAGTCGCCTACCTCGCCCGGCTCAATTCCAGTACCGTCTTCTTCATCCTCACTCGCTCCCCTCTCccgcctcttcttctcttccgtCCAATCCCCGCCGCGTTCGCCACTTCACTCCGCCGCCGGACGGCCGAGACTCCAAGCCTCCTGGCCTCTCCGATAAGGCTCTCAGCTCACGCGCCGACGCCTACGCCGCTTTTGCTAAGCTTGAGGTCTGGCTCGGTTCTCTTCTTCAACTTCCAACTCTTCCACCGCCTTATCTTGATttcgttttattttaatttattttttttggatttattCGATTTGTTAGGTTTTGGTTCAAATCCGTAGAGGTCTTGATGCTTCTCTGGTGTTGAgaatttgtttggtgattcgATTTGGCTTTGTGCTTGGTTTTTAAGATGTTCAATTCGTGATCCTTTAGCTGTAATTTGTGCTAGTGTTTAGTGACTGTGAAGGATCTATTGCCGTATCGAAAATCGGAGCAGGTTATTACATGAGATCAGTGATTTGAGCTAGTGAATTTCACTGCAATCATACATAATGCAAAGTTGAATGTAATTTTATGTCTCTAGAATAATAGTGTCGGCTGTTAGCTACATTATACTAGCATTACAGGAGGCAGGTTCGATTTACGTTGGGTATCAGTTATTTGCTTACGCTTTCTGTCATTTATGACACTGCGGGTGCgattttgattgattcttgGTGGTTCAGTTGTATATCTGATTTGTCTGTATGGTAGTTGCATGAATAATTTCCTTAATTTGATATCGAGGAAGGTTGTAGTGTCTAGATAGTAGGAACTTCTTCAATTGTAGTTTTAGTATGTTCTATTCCTTTTGCAAGtctcttatgtgtgaaaactGATTACTGCAGTTAGGGAAGGTCAAACAAGAACCGGATAACTGTGAGGCCCAGACTAGTGGGCAGGCAGTTGCTGCTGATCAAAAGCAAGTACTTAATGATCCTGTATCCACTATAGCAAGGTCCTGCGGAGGGGTACATCCGATCAGTAAATCAAAGGTTGCGAAGCTTATCAAATCTGAGAGTATAAATGTGGACTCTAAAAATGGCTTGACTCCAGCTACTTCTTGCCGTTTTGACAGTTCTTTAGGTAAGTGGATATTAAGATAGGTTCTCTACCTTATGTGACTCCACATTAGAGCACTCCACTACAGAATCTTATAGGTTATGCATTGAGTATTGGGAACTTTGGTGGAGGTAAATATGGAGTGTATTTGTTGTTTGCAGGCTTGTTAACCAAGAAATTCATCAGATTACTTCAGGATACCAAAGATAGAACTCTTGATTTAAACAAAGCAGCAACGGTGTTGGAGGTATATCAAATGTTGTTGATATCAAACCCCTATTGAGAGTTTAAAGTGCCAATGCTCTTATGTCTAAAATCTAACTTATTGTACGTTCTTGTATTCATTCAATATTGTTACAGGTTCAAAAGAGGAGGATATATGATATTACAAATGTTCTTGAAGGAATAGATTTGTTAGTAAAAGTCTCAAAGAACCACGTCCGTTGGAAGTAATTATGTCAaccttctcttttctttcaatGACTTGCAATTTATCAGTTTACATGACTAGTTCACCTTAATGAGCAGGGGCCATGACGCACCAGGGGCAATAGATGATCAAGTTTTTAGATTAAAGGTACATGAAAATTTCTAGTCTCTGTAATTTCATACATATCTTGTCACATTGTGCACGTGTATGCCAACTTGGAAAGACAATGTTGAAAACAGTACTGAAATTGGTCTTGCGATGGCAAGATGCTCCGAATATGGCGTAGACTGACTTCCGGTGTTGGAAAATATAATTGAGTCATAATGGACACAAGGTGCATTATCCCTTGTTATCTTCAGTGTTGAAAAATCTGTTTGGGGATGGGGATTTCATATGAAATAATTGAAGAAAGTATCAGTATCTCACTGATGCTCCGAACCGTTGTATGAGTACTTGAGTAGTTTTTGTCGAGTAAATAAGCAATTTCAAAGATGAACTGAGGTTTTCGGACCAGTTTTGAGTGGTGTGATATCATAATCCATGATTTAATACATTTTCAGCTTTCTGTTTGTTAAGCTAAAAGTAGTTGTTAATATCTCTAACCATGCAGAATATTTGGTTTCTTTCAGGATGAGGTTGAATCGTTAAGTGCTGAGGAATGCAGGCTTAATGACGCTATAAGGTTCACCAATTTAGAATTTACAGTTAGTAATTGAGATGCTGTATATTCCTTTTGTGTTCAGCTCTCATAGTCTGTTGATTTTTTAGGAAAAGACGAGAGCTTATAAGGACTGTGAAGGAAGATAGGAACAATCAAAAGTATGTCCTAAGATCACTTATTTTATCTTCTGCATCTATGAtggtctttctttttcttatttttttgcGTATATTTTATAATCTGCTAACAACAACTTTTCAGGTACCTGTATTTGAAGGAGGGAGATATCTTGAGCCTTCCCTGCTTCCAGGTTATTATGAATTTGCATTTTCTTGTCATCTGAAACTTTCATTAAATTAAAGCTCACTGTTATATGATTGATGTTTT from Argentina anserina chromosome 2, drPotAnse1.1, whole genome shotgun sequence carries:
- the LOC126783363 gene encoding uncharacterized protein LOC126783363, whose product is MSETLVHGDGVENPRLTWDGCSVLLDINDGDRLVFSRLSAGAKLKIGNKNCSLQPLIGCPFGSFFRVENGADGPYLSRYTPSNEGNSVKEQGDCQSKDELRDNRALVDNNKAQSLTGDAIDEMRRQGATGDEIVEALIANSATFEKKTVFSQEKYRLKKQKKYAPIVLLRRPFTRSICEAYLKKYPVRIGFLRMDTLCLLLSMANVSANSDVLVVDMVGGLLTGGVAERLGGTGYVCNTYLGGSPYPMDIARIYNFGEEICKRIVRSPFTDLFSSTQTENPKLSSENGDSCSMEIESHEQVSSMVGKEEVSLAPDKIKSELISDTTSFVERKLSKSAKLGEKAPHEIISLWKENGFSSLIIAAPELDTWGLVKEILPLLTNSAPFAIYHQYLQPLATCMHNLQVEKMAVGLQISEPWLREYQVLPSRTHPCMQMNGFGGYILSGTKICTNN
- the LOC126784429 gene encoding transcription factor E2FC — protein: MEDPSRLPRPAQFQYRLLHPHSLPSPASSSLPSNPRRVRHFTPPPDGRDSKPPGLSDKALSSRADAYAAFAKLELGKVKQEPDNCEAQTSGQAVAADQKQVLNDPVSTIARSCGGVHPISKSKVAKLIKSESINVDSKNGLTPATSCRFDSSLGLLTKKFIRLLQDTKDRTLDLNKAATVLEVQKRRIYDITNVLEGIDLLVKVSKNHVRWKGHDAPGAIDDQVFRLKDEVESLSAEECRLNDAIRKRRELIRTVKEDRNNQKYLYLKEGDILSLPCFQNQTLIAIKAPHASTIEVPDPDEDIDYPQGQYRMTVRSATGQIDCYLLSDYQGQQEGITFKQENSTGSSLCDNTGYCSMDMSPEVHSSQDADPSSGMQKIVLSHLDVNNDYWFRSEQPEVSLTDLWASN